From the genome of Mycobacterium dioxanotrophicus, one region includes:
- a CDS encoding bifunctional helix-turn-helix transcriptional regulator/GNAT family N-acetyltransferase, with protein sequence MSAEMVAQVRRFNRVVTRSAGVLNENFLASGRSLGQDRLLWEIGTDGSDVRDLRERLGLDSGYLSRLLRALQREGLVAVAPSDADGRVRTAQLTAAGRRELDTLNERSDDAAAGVLRTLTDSQQDRLVTAMAQVERLLTVSAVRVEACDPRHPDARYCLATYYAELAQRFTGGYDPAVSPVADDEMTAPAGMLLVASLHGRPVGCGAVIWYPGGVALVKRMWVAPAVRDLGLGRRILSELEARARAHGDRLMRLETKTELAEALRMYRSCGYREVEPFNDEVYADHWFEKSLPSETRGE encoded by the coding sequence ATGTCCGCGGAGATGGTCGCGCAGGTCCGTAGATTCAACCGGGTCGTCACCCGCAGCGCGGGCGTGCTCAACGAGAACTTCCTGGCCAGCGGTCGGTCCCTCGGCCAAGACCGGCTGCTGTGGGAGATCGGCACCGACGGAAGCGACGTGAGGGATCTGCGGGAGCGGCTCGGGCTGGATTCGGGATACCTGAGCCGGCTCCTGCGGGCACTGCAGCGGGAGGGTCTTGTGGCCGTCGCACCCAGTGACGCCGACGGGCGCGTGCGCACCGCGCAACTCACCGCGGCCGGACGCCGCGAGCTCGACACGCTCAACGAGCGCTCCGACGATGCGGCGGCCGGCGTGCTGCGTACGCTGACCGACAGCCAGCAGGACCGGCTGGTGACGGCGATGGCCCAGGTCGAGCGGCTGCTCACGGTATCGGCGGTGCGAGTGGAGGCATGCGACCCACGCCATCCCGACGCCCGGTACTGCCTGGCCACCTACTACGCCGAACTGGCGCAGCGGTTCACCGGCGGCTACGACCCGGCGGTCAGTCCGGTCGCCGACGACGAGATGACGGCGCCCGCGGGGATGCTGCTCGTCGCATCCCTGCACGGGCGGCCGGTGGGCTGCGGTGCGGTGATCTGGTATCCGGGCGGCGTTGCGCTGGTCAAGCGGATGTGGGTCGCCCCAGCTGTGCGCGACCTCGGCCTCGGCAGGCGCATCCTGAGCGAACTCGAGGCCCGCGCACGCGCTCACGGGGACCGGCTGATGCGGCTGGAGACCAAGACTGAGCTGGCCGAAGCCCTTCGGATGTACCGCAGCTGCGGATATCGGGAGGTCGAACCGTTCAACGACGAGGTGTATGCCGATCACTGGTTCGAGAAGTCGTTACCGAGCGAGACTCGCGGTGAATAA
- a CDS encoding heme peroxidase, protein MSTDVERLRAACERDLGDPADWPGPFGYPDALALCIIDAIYVTGARHLTVEKVVERYRGYRAAQGGDADTDGAPELLANVEELGGPVQWAAEIGNRRPTSTVKGAPLRSAALIEVAQALVGLGIRTTADLRRVTEDSERYAQAKAAWCAVPGQRSGFTWRYLVLLAQQPEVAADPSVAGYVDRELGAADPAGVARLLRDVSESAGWDAAALHHAIWRFESARRDQRELPSTA, encoded by the coding sequence ATGAGTACTGACGTTGAGCGGTTACGGGCTGCATGCGAACGCGATCTCGGCGATCCGGCCGACTGGCCGGGTCCGTTCGGATACCCAGATGCCTTGGCGCTGTGCATCATTGACGCGATCTACGTGACCGGAGCGCGGCACCTGACAGTCGAGAAAGTGGTCGAGCGATACCGCGGCTACCGAGCGGCCCAAGGTGGTGACGCCGATACCGACGGCGCGCCGGAACTCCTCGCGAATGTCGAGGAGCTCGGTGGTCCGGTGCAGTGGGCGGCGGAGATCGGCAATCGCCGTCCCACGTCGACGGTGAAGGGTGCGCCGCTGCGGTCGGCGGCGCTCATCGAAGTTGCCCAGGCTCTCGTCGGGCTCGGGATCCGCACCACCGCGGACCTCCGTCGGGTCACCGAGGACAGTGAACGCTACGCCCAAGCGAAGGCGGCGTGGTGTGCGGTGCCGGGGCAGCGGTCAGGTTTCACCTGGCGGTACCTCGTGCTGCTCGCTCAACAGCCCGAGGTCGCTGCGGATCCGTCGGTCGCCGGCTACGTGGACCGCGAACTCGGCGCGGCGGATCCCGCGGGCGTGGCCCGGCTGCTGCGGGACGTGTCCGAGAGCGCAGGCTGGGACGCTGCGGCACTGCACCACGCGATCTGGCGGTTCGAATCGGCACGTCGGGACCAGCGCGAGCTGCCGTCCACTGCATGA
- a CDS encoding metal-sulfur cluster assembly factor: MTETTNEAFLADLEEAMRDVVDPELGINVVDLGLVYGLNVEQADTGTVALIDMTLTSAACPLTDVIEDQSRTALVGAGLVDELRINWVWNPPWGPDKITDDGREQLRALGFTV; the protein is encoded by the coding sequence ATGACCGAGACCACCAATGAGGCATTCCTCGCCGACCTCGAAGAGGCCATGCGCGACGTGGTCGACCCGGAGCTGGGGATCAACGTCGTCGACCTCGGTCTGGTGTACGGCCTGAACGTCGAACAGGCAGACACCGGAACCGTCGCGCTGATCGACATGACCCTGACATCGGCAGCGTGCCCGCTGACCGACGTGATCGAGGACCAGTCGCGGACCGCGCTCGTCGGTGCCGGGCTGGTCGACGAGCTCCGCATCAACTGGGTGTGGAACCCGCCGTGGGGCCCCGACAAGATCACCGACGACGGTCGCGAACAGCTGCGCGCGCTCGGTTTCACCGTCTAG
- the sufU gene encoding Fe-S cluster assembly sulfur transfer protein SufU — protein sequence MEQMYQDVILDHYKHPHHRGLREPFAAEVHHVNPTCGDEVTLRVSLSDDGDTIADISYDGQGCSISQASTSVLTDQVIGQSVGDALDTVAAFTEMISSRGNVEGDEDVIGDGIAFAGVAKYPARVKCALLGWTAFKAALAEANDSHRETA from the coding sequence ATGGAACAGATGTACCAGGACGTCATCCTGGACCACTACAAGCATCCGCACCACCGTGGGCTGCGGGAGCCGTTCGCGGCCGAGGTGCATCACGTCAACCCGACGTGCGGGGACGAGGTGACCCTGCGGGTGTCCCTGTCCGACGACGGTGACACCATCGCCGACATCTCGTATGACGGGCAGGGCTGCTCCATCAGCCAGGCGTCCACTTCGGTGCTCACCGACCAGGTGATCGGGCAGAGCGTCGGGGACGCCCTCGATACCGTCGCCGCGTTCACCGAGATGATTTCCTCCCGCGGCAACGTCGAGGGGGACGAAGATGTGATCGGTGACGGCATCGCGTTCGCCGGGGTCGCCAAGTACCCGGCGCGCGTGAAATGCGCGTTGCTGGGTTGGACAGCTTTCAAGGCCGCGCTTGCCGAGGCCAACGATTCGCACAGGGAGACGGCATGA
- a CDS encoding cysteine desulfurase: MTTASVDLDVTRIRADFPILSRVMRGGNQLAYLDSGATSQKPLQVLDAERDFLITSNGAVHRGAHQLMEESTDAYEQGRADIAAFVGAEPDELVFTKNATESLNLVAYVLGDKRFDRAVGPGDVIVTTELEHHANLIPWQELAQRTGATLKWYSVTDDGRIDLDSLDLDERVKVVAFSHHSNVTGAIAPVAELVSRAKAVGALTVLDACQSAPHQPVDFHALDVDFAAFSGHKMLGPTGIGVLYGRSELLNAMPPFITGGSMIETVTMEKTTYAPAPQRFEAGTPMTSQVVGLAAAARYLTAIGMPAVEAHEAELVAAALEGLAGLPNIRVVGPTTMQHRGSPVSFVVDGIHAHDVGQFLDDDGVAVRVGHHCAWPLHRRFGIAATARASFAVYNTLDEVDRLVAGVKRAVEFFS; this comes from the coding sequence ATCCGTGCGGATTTCCCGATCCTTTCTCGGGTGATGCGCGGCGGGAATCAGTTGGCCTACCTGGATTCCGGGGCGACCTCGCAGAAGCCGTTGCAGGTGCTCGACGCCGAACGGGACTTCCTGATCACCTCCAACGGGGCGGTGCACCGTGGTGCGCACCAGTTGATGGAAGAGTCGACCGACGCCTACGAGCAGGGCCGCGCCGACATCGCGGCATTTGTCGGCGCTGAGCCCGATGAGCTGGTGTTCACGAAGAACGCCACCGAATCGCTCAACCTGGTGGCGTATGTGCTGGGGGACAAGCGCTTCGACCGTGCTGTCGGTCCGGGCGACGTGATCGTCACAACCGAACTGGAACATCACGCCAACCTGATTCCGTGGCAGGAACTGGCGCAGCGCACCGGGGCGACCCTGAAGTGGTACTCGGTCACCGACGACGGCCGCATCGACCTGGATTCGCTCGACCTCGACGAGCGCGTGAAAGTGGTGGCGTTCAGCCATCATTCGAACGTGACGGGCGCTATCGCCCCGGTGGCCGAGCTGGTGTCACGGGCCAAGGCGGTCGGGGCGCTGACGGTTCTCGACGCCTGCCAGTCGGCGCCGCACCAGCCCGTCGACTTCCACGCGCTCGATGTCGACTTCGCCGCGTTCTCCGGGCACAAGATGCTGGGGCCCACCGGAATCGGTGTGCTCTACGGCCGGTCGGAACTGCTGAACGCGATGCCGCCCTTCATCACCGGCGGTTCGATGATCGAGACCGTCACGATGGAGAAGACCACCTACGCGCCTGCGCCGCAGCGGTTCGAGGCCGGCACGCCGATGACCTCGCAGGTCGTCGGATTGGCTGCTGCCGCACGGTATCTGACCGCCATCGGGATGCCCGCGGTCGAGGCGCACGAAGCCGAACTGGTGGCCGCCGCGCTCGAAGGGCTTGCCGGGTTGCCGAACATCCGCGTGGTCGGGCCGACGACCATGCAGCACCGTGGGTCGCCGGTGAGCTTCGTCGTCGACGGAATCCACGCCCACGATGTCGGGCAGTTCCTCGACGACGACGGCGTGGCCGTGCGCGTCGGGCATCACTGCGCCTGGCCCCTGCACCGCCGCTTCGGCATCGCCGCGACCGCACGCGCGTCGTTCGCGGTGTACAACACGCTCGACGAGGTCGACCGGCTGGTGGCCGGGGTGAAACGCGCTGTGGAGTTCTTCTCGTGA